Proteins from one Desmodus rotundus isolate HL8 chromosome 9, HLdesRot8A.1, whole genome shotgun sequence genomic window:
- the FMNL1 gene encoding formin-like protein 1 isoform X1, translating to MGNAAGSAEPPAGSAAPSPKQPAAPKQPMPAAGELEERFNRVLNCMNLPPDKVQLLSQYDNEKKWELICDQERFQVKNPPAAYIQKLKSYLETGGVSRKVAADWMSNLGFKRRVQESTQVLRELEISLRTNHIGWVQEFLNEENRGLDVLLEYLAFAQCSVTYDMESTDNGTPSSEKSKPLEQSVEDLSKGSPPSLASQPKSRHLTIKLTPAHSRKTLRNSRIVSQKDDVHVCIMCLRAIMNYQSGFSLVMTHPACVNEIALSLNNKNPRTKALVLELLAAVCLVRGGHDIILAAFDNFKEVCGEQHRFEKLMEYFLNEDSNIDFMVACMQFINIVVHSVENMNFRVFLQYEFTHLGLDLYLERLRLTESDKLQVQIQAYLDNVFDVGVLLEDTETKNAVLEHMEELQEQVTLLTERLRDAENESMAKIAELEKQLSQARKELETLRERYSESTAMGVSRRPPEPEKVPAPAPARPSALELKVEELEEKGLIRILRGPGDAVSIEILPVAVVTPSGSDAPNLGVPTGSPSPAEPVPEAAAPPPPPPLPGQPSQQEAPLGVPPLAPPLPGSSEPPPPPPLPGLSPPPPPPPPPPPPPPGIDGLVPPPPPPPPGGPPDAVGGPSPEMDTGVKAKKPIQTKFRMPLLNWVALKPNQITGTVFTELNDEKVLQELDMSDFEEQFKTKSQGPSLDLSTLKSKAAQKAPSKATLIEANRAKNLAITLRKGNLGADRICQAIETYDLQALSLDFLELLTRFLPTDYERSLIARFKKEQRPMEELSEEDRFMLRFSRIPRLPERMTTLTFLGNFPETVQLLMPQLNAVIAASMSIKSSDKLRQILEIVLAFGNYMNSSKRGAAYGFRLQSLDALLEMKSTDRKQTLLHYLVKVIAEKYPQLTGFCSELHFLDKAGSVSLDSVLGDVRALQRGMELTQREFVRQDDCLVLKEFLRANSPTMDKLLADSKTAQEAYESVVEYFGENPKTTSPSMFFSLFSRFVKAYKKAEQEVEQWKKEAAAQEAGTETPGRGEPPASKSPPKVRRQQMDLISELKRKQQKEPLIYESDRDGAIEDIITDLRNQPYIRADTGRRSARRRPPGPPMQVTSDLSL from the exons AACTGCATGAACTTGCCCCCGGACAAGGTCCAGCTGCTGAGCCAGTATGACAATGAGAAGAAGTGGGAGCTCATCTGTGACCAG GAGCGGTTTCAAGTCAAGAACCCCCCCGCAGCCTACATCCAAAAGCTGAAGAGCTACCTGGAAACTGGTGGGGTCAGCCGAAAGGTAGCAGCGGATTGGATGTCCAACTTGGGG TTTAAGAGGCGAGTTCAGGAGTCCACTCAGGTGCTGCGGGAGCTGGAGATCTCCCTGAGGACAAACCACATTGG GTGGGTGCAGGAGTTCCTCAACGAGGAGAACCGTGGCCTGGATGTGCTTCTTGAGTACCTGGCCTTTGCCCAGTGCTCTGTCAC GTATGACATGGAGAGCACGGACAATGGCACCCCCAGCTCAGAGAAGAGCAAGCCCCTGGAGCAGTCCGTGGAAGATCTCAGCAAGGGCTCCCCGCCATCCTTGGCGTCACAGCCCAAGAGTCGCCACCTGACCATCAA GTTGACCCCGGCCCACAGCAGGAAGACCCTGCGGAACTCCCGCATCGTCAGCCAGAAGGACGACGTCCACGTCTGCATTATGTGCTTGCGGGCCATCATGAACTACCAG tcTGGCTTCAGCCTCGTCATGACCCACCCAGCCTGTGTCAATGAGATCGCTCTGAGTCTCAACAACAAGAACCCCAG aaccaaggctctggtgctggagctgcTGGCGGCTGTGTGCCTGGTGCGGGGAGGGCACGACATCATTCTTGCAGCCTTTGACAACTTCAAGGAG GTGTGTGGGGAGCAGCACCGCTTTGAAAAGCTGATGGAATACTTCCTGAACGAAGACAGCAACATCGACTTCATG GTGGCCTGCATGCAATTCATCAACATTGTGGTACACTCAGTGGAGAACATGAACTTCCGTGTCTTCTTACAATATGAGTTTACCCACCTGGGCCTGGACTTGTACTTGGAG AGGCTGCGGCTCACAGAGAGCGACAAGCTGCAAGTGCAGATCCAGGCCTACCTGGACAATGTCTTTGATGTGGGCGTGCTGCTGGAAGACACTGAGACCAAGAACGCTGTGCTGGAGCACATGGAGGAGCTGCAGGAGCAGGTGACCCTG CTGACAGAACGGCTTCGGGACGCGGAGAACGAATCCATGGCCAAGATCGCGGAGCTGGAAAAGCAGCTAAGCCAGGCCCGAAAGGAGCTGGAGACCCTACGG GAGCGCTACAGCGAATCCACTGCCATGGGCGTCTCCAGGCGTCCGCCTGAGCCTGAGAAagtgcctgcccctgccccagcgaGGCCCTCGGCCCTAGAGCTGAAggtggaggagctggaggagaagggGTTAATCCGTATCCTGCGGGGGCCTGGGGATGCAGTCTCCATCGAGATCCTCCCAGTTGCTGTGGTAACTCCAAGCGGCAGTGACGCCCCAAATCTGGGAGTGCCCACCGGTTCTCccagcccag CAGAGCCAGTTCCGGAAGcagcagccccgccccccccacccccgctgcctgGACAACCCTCCCAGCAGGAAGCCCCACTCGGGGTGCCCCcactggccccgcccctcccaggcAGCTCGGAGCCCCCGCCACCTCCACCACTGCCAGGCCTAtcgccaccaccgccaccacctccgccaccaccaccaccgcctcCTGGCATAGATGGGCTGGTGCCTCCGCCACCCCCACCGCCTCCTGGAGGTCCTCCTGATGCTGTTGGAGGGCCCAGCCCAGAAATGGACACTG GGGTGAAGGCCAAGAAACCGATCCAGACCAAGTTCCGAATGCCACTCTTAAACTGGGTGGCCCTGAAACCCAACCAGATCACGGGTACCGTCTTCACTGAGCTCAATGATGAGAAGGTGCTGCAG GAGCTGGACATGAGTGACTTCGAGGAGCAGTTCAAGACTAAGTCCCAAGGTCCCAGCCTGGACCTCAGCACTCTCAAGAGTAAAGCAGCCCAGAAGGCTCCCAGCAAGGCCACGCTCATTGAGGCCAACCGGGCCAAGAACCTGGCCATCACCCTGCGCAAGGGCAACCTGGGGGCTGACCGCATCTGCCAGGCCATTGAGAC GTACGATCTGCAGGCCCTCagcttggacttcctggaactgcTGACCCGCTTCCTGCCCACGGACTATGAGCGCAGCCTCATCGCCCGCTTCAAGAAGGAGCAGCGGCCCATGGAGGAGCTGTCGGAGGAGGATCGCTTCATGCTGCGCTTCAGCCGCATCCCGCGCCTGCCAGAGCGCATGACCACGCTAACCTTCCTGGGCAACTTCCCGGAGACTGTCCAGCTGCTCATGCCG cAACTGAATGCCGTCATTGCAGCCTCAATGTCCATTAAGTCCTCTGACAAACTCCGCCAGATCCTGGAG ATTGTGCTGGCCTTCGGCAACTACATGAACAGCAGCAAGCGTGGGGCGGCCTATGGCTTCCGGCTCCAGAGTCTGGATGCG CTGCTGGAGATGAAGTCGACTGACCGAAAGCAGACACTGCTGCACTACCTGGTGAAGGTCATTGCTGAGAAGTACCCACAGCTCACAGGCTTCTGCAGTGAACTGCACTTCCTGGACAAGGCAGGCTCAG TGTCCCTGGACAGCGTCCTAGGGGATGTGCGCGCCCTGCAACGAGGCATGGAATTGACCCAGCGGGAGTTCGTGCGGCAGGATGACTGCTTGGTGCTCAAGGAGTTCCTGAGGGCCAACTCACCTACCATGGACAAGCTGCTGGCAGACAGCAAGACAGCGCAG GAGGCCTACGAGTCTGTGGTGGAGTACTTCGGAGAAAACCCCAAGACCACGTCCCCCTCCATGTTCTTTTCCCTCTTTAGCCGCTTCGTCAAGGCCTACAAG AAAGCTGAGCAGGAGGTGGAACAGTGGAAGAAAGAAGCAGCTGCCCAGGAGGCAGGCACTGAGACTCCGGGCAGAGGGGAGCCCCCAGCATCCAAG tCCCCGCCCAAGGTCCGGCGGCAACAGATGGACCTCATCTCTGAGCTGAAACGGAAGCAGCAGAAGGAGCCACTCATCTATGAGAGTGACCGTGATGGGGCCATTGAAGACATCATCACAG ATCTTCGGAATCAGCCCTACATCCGCGCAGACACAGGCCGCCGCAGCGCTCGCCGGCGACCCCCTGGACCCCCAATGCAGGTCACCTCGGACCTTTCGCTGTAG